Proteins encoded within one genomic window of Gammaproteobacteria bacterium:
- a CDS encoding TIGR03016 family PEP-CTERM system-associated outer membrane protein — MSIYRCAGPRSLVLLAGLLPLPLLAASAIQPSVTVAEIYTNNVDLAPSGQEEDEWVTRLAPRIELIYEGVGLQATADYTLEALFYANDSDRNEVYNQLNSAALLDLIGKDLQLRGAAVINQVNLAPEQPVSNSNINTTGNRSDATTWNLGPQWHRDVLGNSEIEGYATIGQVNYDARDSQDVDTVSGRFALQSSRKRRPTVGYELAYEYDKVEYELSGDTVVQTAYLQLGYQVNTDLELFVLGGLDNDIEDPTDDSLSEGRWEAGFSTNIGASHMRAAVGHRYFGPTYSFLWELEDFDSTYRISYSEAPTTSDLTAVSEIPTTPATGGGTTPTPPPDSDLARPGNPTRFILRRGDALGSWQLHRTELSVGLFWEERQDQVFASDQLATTADLSNEESYGFDAGLSWEIGAKSVASLTADWRHREYNDLEGAGCDPLDPAPCTPLAADDELTRLIGAIDYTLGLKTGLGFRLGWQRRGGAADGSSDYDELWGSVQLLRKFY, encoded by the coding sequence ATGAGCATTTACCGCTGCGCGGGTCCGCGTTCCCTGGTGCTTCTGGCCGGCCTGCTGCCGCTGCCGCTGCTGGCGGCCAGCGCCATCCAGCCGTCGGTGACGGTCGCCGAGATCTACACCAACAACGTGGACCTGGCGCCCAGCGGGCAGGAAGAGGACGAGTGGGTGACACGGCTGGCGCCGCGGATCGAACTGATCTATGAGGGCGTGGGCTTGCAGGCCACCGCGGACTACACGCTGGAAGCCCTGTTCTATGCCAACGATTCCGACCGCAATGAAGTCTACAACCAGCTCAACAGCGCGGCGCTGCTCGACCTGATCGGCAAGGACCTGCAGCTGCGTGGCGCGGCGGTCATCAACCAGGTCAACCTGGCACCGGAACAACCGGTCAGCAACAGCAACATCAACACCACCGGCAACCGCAGCGACGCCACCACCTGGAACCTGGGGCCGCAGTGGCACCGTGATGTCCTCGGCAATTCCGAGATCGAGGGCTACGCGACCATCGGCCAGGTCAACTACGACGCCAGGGACTCGCAGGACGTCGACACCGTCAGCGGGCGATTCGCCCTGCAGAGCAGCCGCAAGCGGCGGCCAACGGTCGGCTACGAGCTGGCCTATGAATATGACAAGGTCGAGTACGAGCTGAGCGGTGACACGGTGGTGCAGACCGCCTACCTGCAACTCGGCTACCAGGTGAACACCGACCTGGAGCTGTTCGTCCTCGGCGGCCTCGACAACGACATCGAGGATCCCACCGACGACTCGCTGAGCGAGGGGCGCTGGGAAGCAGGCTTCAGCACCAATATCGGTGCCAGCCACATGCGCGCCGCGGTGGGCCATCGCTACTTCGGCCCGACCTACAGCTTCCTCTGGGAGCTGGAGGACTTCGATTCCACCTACCGCATCAGCTACAGCGAGGCGCCGACCACCTCCGACCTCACCGCAGTCAGCGAGATCCCCACGACACCCGCGACGGGCGGCGGCACGACGCCGACGCCACCGCCGGATTCGGACCTCGCCCGGCCCGGCAATCCCACGCGCTTCATCCTGCGCCGCGGTGATGCCCTCGGCAGCTGGCAGCTCCACCGCACCGAGCTGTCGGTGGGTCTGTTCTGGGAAGAGCGGCAGGACCAGGTGTTCGCCAGCGACCAGCTGGCCACCACGGCGGACCTGAGCAACGAGGAGTCCTACGGCTTCGATGCCGGCCTGAGCTGGGAGATCGGCGCGAAGAGCGTGGCTTCCCTCACGGCGGACTGGCGCCACCGCGAGTACAACGACCTGGAGGGTGCCGGCTGCGACCCGCTGGATCCGGCGCCCTGCACGCCGCTGGCAGCCGACGACGAGCTGACGCGGCTGATCGGGGCGATCGACTACACGCTCGGCCTGAAGACCGGGCTCGGTTTCCGCCTGGGATGGCAGCGTCGCGGTGGTGCCGCGGACGGCAGCAGCGATTACGACGAGCTGTGGGGCAGCGTCCAGCTGCTGCGCAAGTTCTACTAG
- a CDS encoding TIGR03087 family PEP-CTERM/XrtA system glycosyltransferase, translated as MKVLFVCHRFPYPPIRGGKIRPFNIIRHLGAQAEVTVASLVRSAAERAAGEGLAAHCKRFIAEPVGSFAAGLRMVARLPTPAPSSFGYFHSPGLAARIRAELATGSYDLVFVHCSSVAPYVAGHTGAVKVLDYGDMDSEKWAMYAQERPFPLSAGYWLESVKLRRVERELARRFDLCTCTTRAELDTLESLGTARRSGWFPNGVDTGFFQPSVTAYDPDLVCFSGRMDYFPNQQAVERFVGNVLPLIRARRPATRFVVVGAEPPPSIRRLAGQPGITVTGTVKDVRPHVQQAAVSIAPLDVARGTQNKILESMAMGVPVVCTSLAARGVDAEPGLHLLTADEPADFAAAVLSLLADPGKRAAMAQRGRERVLSHHSWAGSLRKLDGLLAEALGARRAAVA; from the coding sequence ATGAAGGTGCTGTTCGTCTGCCACCGGTTTCCCTACCCGCCGATCCGCGGCGGCAAGATCCGCCCGTTCAACATCATCCGCCACCTCGGTGCCCAGGCCGAGGTGACGGTGGCATCCCTGGTGCGCTCCGCAGCCGAGCGTGCGGCCGGGGAGGGGCTGGCGGCCCATTGCAAGCGGTTCATCGCCGAACCGGTGGGCAGCTTTGCTGCCGGCCTGCGCATGGTGGCGAGGTTGCCGACGCCGGCACCGTCCTCCTTTGGCTACTTCCATTCGCCGGGCCTCGCCGCCCGCATCCGCGCCGAGCTCGCCACGGGAAGCTACGATCTGGTGTTCGTGCACTGCTCCTCCGTGGCACCCTATGTCGCGGGCCATACCGGGGCCGTCAAGGTGCTGGACTACGGCGACATGGATTCGGAGAAGTGGGCCATGTACGCGCAGGAGCGGCCGTTCCCGCTGTCGGCGGGCTACTGGCTGGAGAGCGTCAAGCTGCGCCGCGTCGAGCGCGAGCTGGCACGGCGCTTCGATCTCTGCACCTGCACCACGCGCGCCGAACTCGACACCCTGGAGAGCCTCGGCACGGCCAGGCGCAGCGGCTGGTTCCCCAACGGCGTGGACACCGGGTTCTTCCAGCCGTCCGTCACGGCATACGACCCGGATCTCGTGTGCTTCTCCGGGCGCATGGACTATTTTCCCAACCAGCAGGCGGTGGAGCGTTTCGTCGGCAACGTGCTGCCGCTGATCAGGGCACGGCGGCCGGCGACGCGCTTCGTGGTGGTGGGCGCGGAGCCGCCGCCATCGATTCGCCGCCTGGCCGGGCAACCCGGCATCACGGTCACCGGCACGGTGAAGGATGTCCGCCCGCATGTGCAGCAGGCGGCGGTGAGCATTGCGCCGCTGGACGTGGCACGGGGTACGCAGAACAAGATCCTGGAGTCGATGGCGATGGGCGTACCGGTGGTGTGCACCAGCCTGGCGGCCCGGGGCGTGGACGCGGAGCCGGGGCTTCACCTGCTCACGGCCGACGAGCCGGCCGACTTCGCCGCGGCGGTGCTGTCGCTGCTTGCCGACCCGGGAAAGCGGGCCGCGATGGCGCAGCGCGGGCGGGAGCGGGTGCTCAGCCACCATAGCTGGGCGGGATCGCTGCGCAAGCTGGACGGCCTGCTTGCCGAGGCGCTCGGCGCACGCCGGGCCGCGGTGGCCTGA
- a CDS encoding TIGR03088 family PEP-CTERM/XrtA system glycosyltransferase — MTDGQHSAAAGVARPLRIAHLVYRFDCGGLQNGMVNIIRGLPAHLFEHTVISLTDSTEFRRRLPDNVPVVELHKPPGNNPAYLYRIWKMLRTGHFDVFHTRNLPCLEGQLAGFLAGVPARVHGEHGWDVSDLHGTARRYRLLRKAFRPLVGRYVVVSRQLQDYLDREIGIDPARVSRICNGVDATRFRPRQGGLPLEPFVVGSVGRLEEVKDYETLARAFALLAAESPVAPRLHLVGDGSRREAISAYLRGRGLLPLVELAGERADVPEQMQRFSVFVLPSRAEGISNTILEAMASGLPVIATAVGGNAELVADGRTGFLVPPGDAAAICERLAHYRANPQLLARHGQAARERVLGEFSLEGMVARYRELYERMAGQRGAAPLAA, encoded by the coding sequence ATGACGGACGGGCAGCACAGCGCGGCGGCGGGCGTCGCCAGGCCGCTCAGGATCGCGCACCTGGTCTATCGCTTCGACTGCGGTGGCCTGCAGAATGGCATGGTGAACATAATCCGCGGTCTCCCTGCCCATCTGTTTGAACACACGGTGATTTCGCTGACCGACTCGACGGAATTCCGCCGCCGCCTCCCGGACAATGTGCCGGTCGTGGAACTGCACAAGCCGCCGGGCAACAACCCGGCCTACCTGTACCGGATCTGGAAGATGCTGCGCACCGGGCACTTCGATGTCTTTCACACCCGCAACCTGCCCTGCCTCGAAGGCCAGCTGGCCGGTTTCCTGGCGGGCGTGCCCGCGCGCGTGCACGGCGAACACGGCTGGGACGTGTCCGACCTGCACGGCACGGCACGTCGCTACCGCCTGCTGCGCAAGGCCTTCCGGCCGCTGGTGGGCCGCTATGTCGTGGTCTCGCGCCAGCTGCAGGACTATCTGGACCGCGAGATCGGCATCGATCCGGCCCGCGTGAGCCGCATCTGCAACGGCGTGGATGCCACGCGGTTCCGGCCGCGGCAGGGCGGGCTGCCGCTGGAGCCTTTCGTGGTCGGATCCGTGGGTCGCCTCGAGGAGGTCAAGGACTACGAGACGCTGGCACGCGCCTTTGCGCTGCTGGCCGCCGAATCGCCGGTGGCGCCGCGGCTGCACCTGGTCGGCGACGGGTCCCGGCGCGAGGCGATCAGCGCTTACCTGCGGGGCCGTGGCCTGCTGCCCCTGGTCGAGCTGGCGGGCGAGCGCGCCGACGTGCCGGAGCAGATGCAGCGATTCAGCGTCTTCGTCCTGCCCTCGCGCGCCGAAGGCATTTCCAACACCATCCTCGAGGCCATGGCCAGCGGCTTGCCGGTGATCGCCACGGCCGTGGGCGGCAATGCCGAACTGGTGGCCGACGGCAGGACCGGGTTCCTGGTCCCGCCCGGCGATGCCGCCGCCATCTGCGAGCGCCTGGCCCATTACCGGGCGAACCCGCAGTTGCTCGCACGCCACGGCCAGGCTGCGCGGGAGCGCGTGCTCGGCGAGTTCAGCCTCGAGGGCATGGTGGCGCGGTACCGGGAACTCTACGAGCGGATGGCGGGCCAGCGCGGCGCGGCACCGCTGGCAGCCTGA
- a CDS encoding glycosyltransferase, exosortase A system-associated, whose amino-acid sequence MRILHVLDHSLPLHSGYAFRSAAILREQRRLGWETAQLTGPKHDLEAPGDGAPETIDGIGYQRTAHSAAWLGRLPVANQLDVVAALRRRLREVARDFRPQIIQAHSPCLNGLAARAVARELGVPFVYELRASWEDAAVSHGTTTEGSVRYRLSRALETHVLRTADAVTTICEGLSADVQARGVAHGRITVIPNAVDLQHFSATLAADPALRARFGGPQARIIGFMGSFYAYEGLDVLLHAMPELLRRLPETRLLLVGGGPEEARLRQLATALGLDAVVSFTGRIPQREVPSYYAITDLLVYPRHRSRLTEMVTPLKPLEAMAQQRLVAASDVGGHRELIADRSTGFLFPPEDPQALASVVAGVLARRDLDEVRQRARRFVEDTRTWARVVARYAPLYEQLRGAGRMAAAAGAGA is encoded by the coding sequence ATGCGCATCCTGCACGTCCTCGACCACTCGCTGCCACTGCACAGCGGCTATGCGTTCCGCAGCGCCGCGATCCTGCGCGAGCAGCGCCGGCTGGGCTGGGAGACGGCGCAGCTGACCGGGCCGAAGCATGACCTCGAGGCCCCCGGCGATGGTGCGCCGGAGACGATTGACGGCATTGGCTACCAGCGCACAGCGCACAGCGCGGCCTGGCTCGGACGCCTGCCGGTCGCCAACCAGCTCGACGTGGTGGCCGCATTGCGCCGCCGCCTGCGCGAGGTGGCCCGCGACTTCCGCCCGCAGATCATCCAGGCGCATTCGCCCTGCCTGAACGGCCTGGCGGCGCGGGCCGTGGCGCGGGAACTCGGCGTGCCGTTCGTCTACGAGCTGCGGGCCTCATGGGAGGACGCCGCGGTCAGCCATGGCACGACCACGGAGGGCAGCGTGCGCTACCGGCTGTCGCGGGCACTGGAGACCCACGTGCTGCGCACGGCGGATGCGGTGACCACCATCTGCGAGGGCCTGAGCGCCGACGTGCAGGCGCGGGGCGTGGCACACGGCCGCATCACGGTGATTCCCAATGCCGTGGACCTGCAGCATTTCAGTGCGACGCTGGCAGCCGACCCGGCGTTGCGCGCGCGATTCGGCGGCCCGCAGGCGCGCATCATCGGCTTCATGGGCTCCTTCTACGCCTACGAGGGGCTCGATGTCCTGCTGCACGCCATGCCGGAGCTGCTGCGGCGGCTGCCGGAAACGCGGCTTCTGCTGGTGGGGGGCGGACCCGAGGAGGCACGCCTGCGGCAGCTGGCCACCGCGCTCGGCCTGGATGCGGTCGTCAGCTTCACCGGCCGGATCCCGCAGCGCGAGGTGCCATCCTACTACGCGATCACCGATCTCCTGGTGTACCCGCGCCATCGCAGCCGCCTGACCGAGATGGTGACGCCGCTCAAACCGCTGGAAGCGATGGCACAGCAGCGCCTGGTCGCTGCATCGGACGTCGGCGGTCATCGCGAACTGATCGCCGACCGCAGCACCGGATTCCTCTTCCCGCCCGAGGATCCGCAGGCACTGGCGTCCGTGGTGGCGGGCGTGCTCGCGCGCCGCGACCTCGACGAAGTGCGCCAGCGTGCGCGGCGCTTCGTGGAGGACACGCGCACCTGGGCCCGGGTGGTGGCACGGTATGCGCCACTCTACGAGCAGCTGCGCGGGGCGGGCCGCATGGCTGCCGCAGCCGGAGCCGGAGCCTGA
- a CDS encoding polysaccharide deacetylase family protein: MLRTTAIRSVEALTRLQRGGGRLLVLIYHRVLPAPDPMYPYDPDAAVFAAQMTALARDFRVLPLGAAVRQLRAGTLPPGAVSVSFDDGFADNATCALPVLRRLGLSATFFIATGYLDGGCMFNDLVIEACRRAPEGRWRTGTAELGDVEVGAAASRCALAYRLIAQLKYLEPALRSACAAQLLESLRVPPPAAIMMTRQQVRSLGEAGMEVGGHTRNHPILARLDERSAEREIADGKAELEAIMGHGVNLFAYPNGRPDQDYTARDVELVRRAGFTAAVSTEPGYADARSDPLQLPRVGSWGDRLWRYSGRLALARRGTRGAGCSGNAGAGSHA, encoded by the coding sequence ATGCTGCGCACCACGGCGATCCGCTCGGTCGAGGCGCTGACCCGCCTGCAGCGGGGTGGCGGGCGCCTGCTGGTGCTGATCTACCATCGCGTGCTGCCGGCACCGGACCCGATGTACCCCTACGACCCGGATGCCGCGGTCTTCGCGGCGCAGATGACGGCGCTGGCGCGTGATTTTCGCGTCCTGCCGCTCGGCGCTGCCGTCAGGCAGCTGCGGGCCGGCACACTTCCGCCCGGTGCGGTATCGGTCAGTTTCGACGACGGCTTCGCCGACAACGCGACCTGTGCGCTGCCGGTGTTGCGCCGGCTGGGGTTGTCCGCCACCTTTTTCATCGCCACCGGCTACCTCGATGGCGGCTGCATGTTCAATGACTTGGTCATCGAGGCCTGCCGCCGCGCGCCGGAAGGACGCTGGCGCACCGGGACGGCGGAGCTCGGTGACGTCGAGGTCGGCGCCGCCGCCAGCCGCTGTGCGCTGGCCTACCGGCTGATCGCGCAGCTCAAGTACCTGGAACCGGCGCTGCGCAGCGCCTGTGCGGCGCAGCTGCTGGAAAGCCTGCGGGTCCCGCCACCCGCCGCCATCATGATGACGCGCCAGCAGGTCAGGAGCCTCGGCGAGGCAGGCATGGAGGTCGGCGGCCACACCCGCAACCACCCGATCCTGGCCCGGCTCGATGAACGCTCGGCGGAGCGCGAGATCGCCGACGGCAAGGCCGAGCTCGAGGCCATCATGGGCCACGGCGTCAACCTGTTCGCCTATCCCAACGGCCGCCCGGACCAGGACTACACCGCCCGCGACGTGGAGCTGGTGCGCCGCGCAGGCTTCACCGCCGCCGTGTCGACAGAACCGGGCTATGCCGATGCCCGCTCGGACCCGCTGCAGCTGCCGCGGGTGGGCTCATGGGGAGACCGCCTGTGGCGCTACTCGGGGCGCCTGGCGCTGGCACGCCGCGGTACGCGTGGTGCCGGATGCAGCGGCAACGCCGGAGCCGGCAGCCATGCGTGA
- a CDS encoding amidotransferase 1, exosortase A system-associated — translation MCGITGIFSSRDAAPIDMDALRVMNDSQRHRGPDDEGFHVEPGVGLGHRRLSIIDLSTGKQPLYNEDESVVVVFNGEIYNFMDLRRELEGHGHRFRTRTDTEVIVHAWEQWGRECVRRFRGMFALAVWDRNRSELFLARDRLGKKPLYYSVLADGRVVFASELKALMRHGGIRREVDPCAVEEYFALGYVADPRCILAGVSKLPAASTLVIARGRPVPAPVAYWDVRFASTTQAGTEQVVDSLAERLQEAVRIRMIADVPVGAFLSGGVDSSGVVAMMARASAQPVNTCSISFGDPAFNESTHAQKVAEALGTRHFVEQVDPDDFSLVDRLASIYDEPFADSSALPTYRVCELARKHVKVALSGDGGDEVFGGYRRYRWHLREEALRNLLPYSLRRPLFGLLGALYPKADWAPRVLRAKATLQALARSSVEAYFDSLAISRNDLRSSLFSPRQRSALQGYGALDIFRRYEREAAGLPRLSQIQYIDIKTYLVGDILTKVDRASMAHSLEVRVPILDHELVEWAASLPPDLKLHRGEGKYVLKQAVARMVPRDVVYRPKMGFAVPLARWFRAELRERLRSRLLDGTLADTGLFSMDVVERLVSQHQSGLRDHSAILWSLLIYESFNREVLAA, via the coding sequence ATGTGCGGCATCACCGGCATCTTCTCCTCGCGCGACGCGGCCCCGATCGACATGGACGCGCTGCGGGTCATGAACGACAGCCAGCGGCACCGCGGTCCCGACGACGAGGGCTTCCACGTCGAGCCCGGCGTCGGCCTCGGCCATCGCCGCCTGTCGATCATCGATCTCTCGACCGGCAAGCAGCCCTTGTACAACGAGGACGAGTCGGTCGTCGTGGTGTTCAACGGCGAGATCTACAACTTCATGGACCTGCGCCGCGAGCTGGAAGGCCACGGTCACCGTTTCCGCACCCGTACCGACACCGAGGTCATCGTGCATGCCTGGGAGCAGTGGGGGCGGGAATGCGTGCGGCGATTCCGCGGCATGTTCGCGCTGGCGGTCTGGGACCGCAACCGCAGCGAGCTGTTCCTGGCCCGCGATCGCCTGGGCAAGAAGCCGCTGTACTACAGCGTCCTCGCCGACGGCCGGGTGGTGTTCGCCTCCGAGCTGAAGGCGCTGATGCGCCATGGCGGCATCCGCCGCGAGGTCGATCCCTGCGCGGTGGAGGAGTACTTCGCGCTGGGCTACGTCGCCGATCCCCGCTGCATCCTCGCCGGCGTCAGCAAGCTGCCGGCCGCCTCGACCCTGGTCATTGCACGCGGCCGCCCGGTGCCGGCGCCGGTGGCCTACTGGGACGTGCGCTTCGCCAGCACCACCCAGGCCGGGACGGAGCAGGTGGTGGACAGCCTGGCCGAGCGGCTGCAGGAAGCCGTGCGCATCCGCATGATCGCCGACGTGCCCGTGGGCGCCTTCCTCTCCGGGGGCGTGGATTCCAGTGGCGTGGTGGCGATGATGGCGCGAGCCTCGGCCCAGCCGGTCAATACCTGCTCCATCTCCTTCGGCGACCCGGCATTCAACGAGTCGACCCACGCGCAGAAAGTCGCGGAGGCACTTGGCACCCGGCACTTCGTCGAGCAGGTGGACCCGGACGATTTCAGCCTCGTCGACCGCCTCGCCAGCATCTACGACGAACCGTTTGCCGACAGCTCGGCACTGCCCACCTACCGGGTCTGCGAGCTGGCGCGCAAGCACGTCAAGGTGGCCCTGTCGGGCGATGGTGGCGACGAGGTCTTCGGCGGCTATCGCCGCTACCGCTGGCACCTGCGGGAAGAGGCATTGCGCAACCTCCTGCCCTACAGCCTGCGCCGCCCGCTGTTCGGCCTGCTCGGCGCCCTGTACCCGAAGGCAGACTGGGCGCCGCGCGTGCTGCGCGCCAAGGCGACCCTGCAGGCGCTGGCGCGATCCAGCGTCGAGGCGTACTTCGACAGCCTGGCGATATCGCGCAATGACCTGCGCAGCAGCCTGTTCTCCCCGCGCCAGCGCTCGGCACTGCAGGGCTACGGCGCCCTGGACATCTTCCGTCGCTACGAGCGCGAGGCCGCCGGCCTGCCACGCCTGTCGCAGATCCAGTACATCGACATCAAGACCTACCTGGTGGGAGACATCCTCACCAAGGTCGACCGTGCCAGCATGGCCCACAGCCTGGAAGTGCGCGTGCCGATCCTCGACCACGAACTGGTGGAGTGGGCGGCCAGCCTGCCGCCGGACCTGAAGCTGCACCGCGGGGAGGGCAAGTACGTGCTCAAGCAGGCGGTGGCCCGCATGGTGCCGCGCGATGTGGTGTACCGGCCGAAGATGGGCTTCGCCGTGCCGCTGGCGCGCTGGTTCCGTGCCGAGTTGCGCGAGCGCCTGCGCAGCCGTCTGCTGGACGGAACGCTGGCGGACACCGGCCTGTTCAGCATGGATGTGGTGGAGCGGCTGGTGTCGCAGCACCAGTCCGGGCTGCGCGACCACAGCGCCATCCTCTGGTCGCTGCTGATCTACGAGAGTTTCAACCGCGAGGTCCTGGCGGCATGA
- a CDS encoding DUF3473 domain-containing protein, producing MDSTNSAPNAMSVDVEDYFQVSAFAPYIRRDAWDRQPQRLEHNLHQVLEIFAEHRVAATFFWLGWAAERFPALVQAVAAAGHEVASHGWSHVRVHEQTPAEFRADVSRTKAVLEDLAGTPVLGYRAASFSIDGRNLWALDELRDAGYTYSSSINPISHDHYGMREAPRFPFRPGSGRLAEIPITTVEVSGLRLPCGGGGYFRLMPYAWSRWAIRQVSEREGQRAVFYFHPWEIDPAQPRVPGIGLKPRFRHYVNLDVFEAKLRRLLGDFRWTTMRQAFAPEIG from the coding sequence ATGGACAGCACCAATTCAGCGCCGAATGCCATGTCTGTCGACGTGGAAGACTATTTCCAGGTGTCGGCATTTGCGCCCTACATCCGCCGTGATGCCTGGGACCGGCAACCGCAGCGGCTCGAGCACAACCTGCACCAGGTGCTGGAGATATTCGCCGAGCATCGAGTCGCGGCGACCTTCTTCTGGCTGGGCTGGGCGGCCGAGCGCTTCCCGGCACTGGTGCAGGCGGTGGCCGCGGCAGGCCATGAGGTCGCCAGCCATGGCTGGAGCCATGTGCGGGTGCACGAGCAGACACCGGCGGAGTTCCGCGCCGATGTCAGCCGCACCAAGGCGGTGCTCGAGGACCTGGCCGGTACGCCGGTGCTGGGCTACCGCGCCGCCAGTTTCTCCATCGACGGGCGCAACCTCTGGGCGCTGGACGAGCTGCGCGATGCCGGCTACACCTACAGTTCGAGCATCAACCCGATCAGCCACGACCACTACGGCATGCGCGAGGCACCGCGTTTTCCGTTCCGGCCCGGCAGCGGGCGGCTGGCGGAGATTCCCATCACCACGGTGGAGGTCTCCGGCCTGCGCCTGCCCTGTGGTGGCGGCGGGTACTTCCGCCTGATGCCCTATGCCTGGAGCCGCTGGGCCATCCGCCAGGTCAGCGAGCGGGAAGGGCAGCGTGCCGTCTTCTACTTCCATCCATGGGAGATCGATCCCGCGCAACCGCGGGTTCCCGGCATCGGCCTGAAGCCGCGCTTCCGGCACTACGTCAACCTCGATGTCTTCGAGGCCAAGCTGCGCCGCCTGCTCGGGGATTTCCGCTGGACGACCATGCGCCAGGCGTTCGCGCCGGAAATCGGCTGA
- the asnB gene encoding asparagine synthase (glutamine-hydrolyzing), with translation MCGIHGVMALDGAPLDPAVAARMGTVSRHRGPDDAGLFVTDGLLLGMRRLSIIDLAGGHQPLHDADGSIQLVCNGEIYNFRELRRELEARGRRFATGSDCEVLVHLYAEQGEAMVSRLDGMFGFALWDQRRRRLVLGRDRLGIKPLYYWLEGNRLAFASEIKSLLEVPGVSAEMDSASLDQLLYLGYVASPRTLFRGVRKLPPGHLLVVEEGRVDIRPYWRPTAAADPALGEAEAREELRATLRDSVRAQMVADVPLGAFLSGGLDSSAVVALMAGAGSGPTKTYSIGFDLGAAGAYYNELPDARRVAEHFGTDHHEIIVRPDVAELLPKLIWHMDEPLADSAIITTFLVAEFARRSVTVILSGVGGDELLGGYRRYLGPHYLQRFNRVPRWLREGCMVPLARWLPSDRHGPVSNLLRYAREFISHSSLPPQQQYQAYVRLFDAQARAGLLAAPPSSPAPDPLAAAFARVDAADFVNGLMQVDLETQLPDDLLLLTDKMTMACSLECRVPILGNAMVDLALRLPSSLKIRNGRLKHLFKSAMADLLPPETLGKAKRGFGAPMGAWLKKELRPLMQLTLSPEVVARRGLFRPAAVSEAMALHESSRRDYSDHLQCLMNLEIWSRIYLDGRSPADVSLELADGLRTRVAA, from the coding sequence ATGTGCGGCATTCACGGCGTCATGGCCCTGGACGGCGCACCGCTGGATCCGGCGGTGGCCGCCCGCATGGGCACGGTCAGCCGCCACCGCGGGCCTGATGACGCCGGGCTGTTCGTCACCGACGGCCTGCTGCTCGGCATGCGGCGCCTGTCGATCATCGATCTCGCCGGCGGGCACCAGCCGCTGCACGATGCGGACGGCTCCATCCAGCTGGTCTGCAACGGCGAGATCTACAATTTCCGCGAGCTGCGCCGCGAACTCGAGGCGCGTGGCCGCCGCTTCGCCACCGGCAGCGACTGCGAGGTGCTGGTGCACCTGTACGCCGAGCAGGGCGAGGCCATGGTCAGCCGACTCGATGGCATGTTCGGCTTCGCCCTCTGGGACCAGCGTCGCCGCCGCCTGGTCCTTGGCCGGGACCGGCTCGGCATCAAGCCGCTCTATTACTGGCTGGAGGGAAACCGGCTCGCCTTCGCCTCGGAAATCAAGTCGCTGCTCGAAGTCCCGGGCGTGAGCGCGGAGATGGATTCCGCCAGCCTCGACCAGCTGCTCTACCTGGGCTACGTGGCCTCGCCGCGCACGCTGTTCCGCGGGGTCCGCAAGCTGCCGCCCGGCCACCTGCTGGTGGTGGAGGAGGGCCGGGTGGACATCCGGCCGTACTGGCGGCCGACTGCGGCGGCCGACCCTGCCCTGGGCGAGGCCGAGGCCCGCGAGGAACTGCGGGCGACGCTGCGCGATTCGGTGCGGGCGCAGATGGTGGCCGATGTGCCGCTGGGCGCCTTCCTCAGCGGCGGGCTGGATTCCAGTGCCGTGGTGGCGCTGATGGCCGGGGCGGGCAGCGGGCCGACGAAGACCTACTCGATCGGCTTCGACCTCGGTGCGGCCGGGGCGTACTACAACGAGCTGCCCGATGCGCGGCGCGTGGCGGAGCACTTCGGTACCGATCACCACGAGATCATCGTCCGGCCGGACGTGGCCGAGCTGCTGCCGAAGCTCATCTGGCACATGGACGAGCCGCTGGCGGATTCCGCCATCATCACCACCTTCCTGGTGGCCGAATTCGCCCGCCGCAGCGTCACCGTCATCCTCTCCGGTGTTGGTGGCGACGAGCTGCTCGGCGGCTATCGCCGCTACCTGGGACCCCACTACCTGCAGCGATTCAACCGCGTGCCCCGCTGGCTGCGGGAGGGCTGCATGGTGCCGCTGGCGCGATGGCTGCCCAGCGATCGCCACGGGCCCGTATCCAACCTGCTGCGCTATGCACGCGAGTTCATCAGCCATTCCTCCCTGCCGCCGCAGCAGCAGTACCAGGCCTACGTGCGGCTGTTCGATGCGCAGGCGCGCGCCGGCCTGCTCGCTGCGCCGCCGTCCAGCCCGGCACCGGATCCGCTGGCCGCCGCCTTCGCGCGCGTCGATGCCGCGGACTTCGTCAACGGCCTGATGCAGGTGGATCTGGAGACGCAACTGCCCGACGACCTGCTGCTGCTCACCGACAAGATGACCATGGCCTGCTCGCTGGAGTGCCGCGTGCCCATCCTCGGCAATGCCATGGTCGATCTGGCGCTGCGCCTGCCCTCGTCGCTGAAGATCCGCAACGGCCGCCTCAAGCACCTGTTCAAGTCGGCGATGGCGGACCTGCTGCCGCCGGAGACGCTGGGCAAGGCGAAGCGTGGCTTCGGGGCGCCCATGGGGGCATGGCTGAAGAAGGAGCTGCGCCCGCTCATGCAGCTGACACTGTCGCCCGAGGTGGTGGCGCGCCGCGGTCTGTTCCGGCCCGCGGCCGTGAGCGAGGCCATGGCGCTGCACGAGAGTTCGCGGCGTGACTACTCCGATCACCTGCAGTGCCTGATGAACCTGGAGATCTGGTCGCGCATCTACCTCGATGGGCGCAGCCCCGCCGATGTCTCGCTGGAACTGGCCGACGGCCTGAGGACGCGGGTGGCGGCATGA